The following proteins come from a genomic window of Sphingobium cloacae:
- a CDS encoding Crp/Fnr family transcriptional regulator, which translates to MTKPARDCASHGCDRCEVRGNAICADLACEDRAALSRIGRRVHLQAGQTVMWEGDSSTLVANVIEGTLKLSTSTGDGREQIVGVVYASDFIGRPFGARTPHSVTALTDARLCLYPRAAFDNFAREHSRLEHRLLQRTLNDLDRTRAWMLLLGRKNAREKVATFLLDMARRLPADGNGVIDLPLSRQQIADVLGLTIETVSRQMTDLKRRGVIALEGRRGVCVRDARRLENMAEGS; encoded by the coding sequence ATGACCAAGCCGGCCCGCGACTGCGCAAGCCATGGCTGCGACCGCTGCGAAGTGCGCGGCAATGCGATCTGCGCCGATCTGGCGTGCGAGGATCGCGCGGCGCTGAGCCGCATCGGACGCAGGGTCCACCTGCAAGCGGGGCAAACCGTGATGTGGGAAGGGGACAGTTCCACCCTGGTCGCCAATGTCATCGAGGGCACGCTGAAACTGTCCACCTCCACCGGGGATGGCCGCGAACAGATTGTGGGCGTCGTCTATGCCTCCGACTTCATCGGCCGTCCTTTCGGCGCGCGCACGCCGCACAGCGTGACCGCCCTCACCGATGCGCGGCTGTGCCTTTATCCCCGCGCCGCCTTCGACAATTTCGCGCGCGAACATTCCCGGCTCGAGCATCGGCTGCTGCAACGCACGCTCAACGATCTGGACCGCACGCGGGCATGGATGCTGCTGCTGGGCCGCAAGAATGCGCGGGAGAAGGTGGCGACCTTCCTGCTCGACATGGCCCGGCGACTGCCCGCCGACGGAAACGGCGTGATCGACCTGCCTCTTTCCCGCCAGCAGATCGCCGATGTCCTTGGCCTCACCATCGAAACGGTGTCGCGGCAGATGACCGACCTCAAGCGGCGTGGCGTCATCGCGCTGGAAGGCCGGCGCGGCGTATGCGTCCGCGATGCCCGCCGGCTGGAAAACATGGCGGAGGGAAGCTGA
- the ccoN gene encoding cytochrome-c oxidase, cbb3-type subunit I, with product MERLVFRTGGWFALALAAFAAMLMAVDFGFAVHMGIVCAVALLLAVLTMRHADYAGIARGLLKMPEDQGKYDDDPVRWGILATVFWGVVGFFAGLFIALQLAFPALNLGFEFTTFGRLRPLHTSAVIFAFGGNVLIATSYYIVQRTCRARLAFPTLARFVFWGYQLFIVLAATGYVLGITESREYAEPEWYVDLWLTIVWVAYFVVFVGTLLKRNEPHIYVANWFYLSFIITIAMLHIVNNLAIPVSLFGSRSYSAFAGVQDALTQWWYGHNAVAFFLTTPFLAMMYYFVPKQAERPIYSYRLSIIHFWSLIFLYIWAGPHHLHYTALPDWAQTLGMVFSVVLWMPSWGGMINGLMTLNGAWDKVRTDPIIRMMVLALAFYGMATFEGPMLSIKAVNSLSHYTEWTIGHVHAGALGWNGMISFAAIYFLVPRLWGRERLYSLRMVNWHFWLATLGIVLYAAAMWVAGITQGLMWREYGSDGYLVYAFSEVVSAMFPYYVIRSLGGVLYLAGAVVMVWNVWQTIAGRQRVEQPMSMPRYDAARDRPIAPAPQPAE from the coding sequence ATGGAAAGACTGGTTTTCAGGACGGGCGGGTGGTTCGCGCTCGCGCTGGCGGCGTTCGCGGCCATGCTGATGGCGGTGGACTTCGGCTTTGCCGTCCATATGGGCATCGTCTGCGCCGTCGCCTTGCTGCTGGCGGTGCTCACCATGCGCCACGCCGACTATGCGGGCATCGCGCGCGGTTTGCTGAAAATGCCCGAGGATCAGGGCAAATATGATGACGATCCCGTCCGCTGGGGCATCCTGGCCACCGTTTTCTGGGGCGTTGTCGGTTTTTTCGCGGGGCTGTTCATCGCCCTGCAACTGGCCTTTCCGGCGCTCAATCTCGGCTTCGAATTCACCACTTTCGGACGGCTGCGCCCGCTTCACACATCGGCGGTGATCTTCGCGTTCGGCGGTAACGTGCTGATCGCGACGAGCTATTACATCGTCCAGCGCACCTGCCGCGCCCGGCTCGCCTTCCCGACGCTCGCCCGCTTCGTCTTCTGGGGGTATCAGCTTTTCATCGTGCTGGCGGCGACCGGCTATGTGCTGGGCATCACCGAAAGCCGCGAATATGCCGAACCCGAATGGTATGTCGACCTGTGGCTCACCATCGTCTGGGTCGCCTATTTCGTCGTCTTCGTGGGCACGCTGCTGAAACGGAACGAGCCGCATATCTATGTGGCCAACTGGTTCTACCTCAGCTTCATCATCACCATCGCGATGCTGCACATCGTCAACAACCTGGCGATCCCGGTCAGCCTCTTCGGATCGAGGAGCTATTCCGCCTTCGCCGGGGTGCAGGACGCGCTGACGCAATGGTGGTACGGCCATAACGCCGTCGCCTTCTTCCTCACCACGCCCTTCCTGGCGATGATGTATTATTTCGTGCCCAAGCAGGCCGAACGGCCAATCTACAGCTATCGCCTGTCGATCATCCACTTCTGGTCGCTGATCTTCCTCTACATCTGGGCAGGTCCGCACCATCTCCATTACACCGCTCTGCCCGACTGGGCGCAGACGCTGGGCATGGTCTTCTCGGTCGTGCTGTGGATGCCGAGCTGGGGCGGCATGATCAACGGCCTGATGACGCTGAACGGCGCGTGGGACAAGGTTCGGACCGACCCCATCATCCGCATGATGGTGCTGGCGCTGGCCTTCTACGGCATGGCGACCTTCGAAGGGCCGATGCTGTCGATCAAGGCGGTCAATTCGCTCAGCCATTACACCGAATGGACCATCGGCCACGTCCATGCCGGCGCGCTGGGGTGGAACGGCATGATCAGCTTCGCCGCCATCTATTTCCTGGTACCGCGCCTGTGGGGCCGCGAGCGGCTTTATTCGCTGCGCATGGTCAACTGGCACTTCTGGCTCGCGACGCTGGGCATCGTGCTCTACGCCGCCGCCATGTGGGTGGCAGGCATCACCCAGGGCCTGATGTGGCGCGAATATGGCTCGGACGGTTATCTCGTCTACGCCTTCTCCGAAGTCGTGTCGGCCATGTTCCCTTATTATGTCATCCGCTCGCTGGGCGGCGTGCTCTACCTCGCCGGCGCCGTGGTGATGGTCTGGAACGTCTGGCAGACGATCGCGGGGCGGCAGCGCGTGGAACAGCCGATGTCGATGCCCCGCTATGACGCCGCGCGCGATCGCCCCATCGCGCCCGCTCCGCAGCCCGCCGAATAA